Below is a window of Pleurodeles waltl isolate 20211129_DDA chromosome 4_1, aPleWal1.hap1.20221129, whole genome shotgun sequence DNA.
GACTGCGTGCCGTCACAAAGGTGGAGGAAACTATGCTGCAAGACTTTCATTCTGACAATGATTGACAACATTCAGGAAACATGAAGCCTCTGGACAAACACTTTCTTCAGGTGCTTTTCTTTATATGGAAGAACCAACCATATAAATAGGTGTTTGGAGATCTGCAAATGCTGCGGAAAATTATTCTTGCATTTAGCGCCATCAATCAAGAGCTAACGATGTAGAATCAGAACTACAGGCAGATAACCCTTTCTTCTTCGTCACACAATTGCTTCTAGTGTCAATTCTACAGTTCGCATGATCAAGCgtgcttggatgtttttctttatacGTCTATTTTGCCAAAGGCTTCATTTCTTTTATTCCACGTTGTGCTAAACTCACAATGTGTTTCCTGGTTTTCATGTTTCTTCCTGCAACATGTAGAGACATGAACAACTGCTGGGAAAAGACACctttggaaattaccatcttttgccaGGCATCCCCCAGATTTTTGCTGAACACGTTTTGGTGGCTTCAGTACTCTGCACACTTGTGCAAACCatggataaagtgcttgtgctatatGGTAAAACTGGTAtacacttaattggcacatttaaattacttaCAAACCCCTGGTAAATGATGCTTCTTATATGCTGGGTCTATACTACTAGTGAGCTGCagcataaactttttgccaggctgaaaccttcTTTATCAATACTTAAAAGTTACCCTTAAGGCAGGCCCTAAAGTTTCATAGGGGAAGCAGAATGGTACTTAATAGTAGggcatgtgtacttaagttttctATGTCTTGTCAGTAAAAATCCCTAAAGTTGTTCTTCAATGTGGCAAGGCTAGCCTTCCCTATATTAAAAATGGgtgaccttattatatttaattagtGATAACAGTTTGAGAACAGCTAGAAAAATACTTCTGTCACTTatctgaattgtaattttaaatcctctttaatagcaCAGTCAGATTTTAATTTACTATTATGAAAATGCCAACTTGAGAAGGTTTTTACCATATTTGGGATATGAGCCTGTTCAGACTCATTAGGGAAGGATCAAGTATCAAAAGTAGAAAAGAAACAATACCCCCACTAACCAGAGTTTAAACTCTGCTGGCCTCTGTGAGTCATGACCTCCCCCAAGTGCTGTCCTGCACATCATGGACCCTTGGCTAGAGCCAGAGTGTACTTCTAACTGCTCAACTGAAGGTTTCACTGAATGCAGCGCACAATGGCACAGCGCCTCACCGAACAGCACACCCAGCTCCTGTTCATTGGATTTATCGGACCTGATGCAGAGACTTGCATTGCAGAATCCTGCAGCTCCCAATCTTCAGCTCCACCGGGCCAGACGCAGAGCTTCACTTAGCAGCACCACGCCACTCCCGATCGGCGCTTCACCAGACCCGGTGCGGGGTGATGCAATCTCACATGACAGCACCACACAACCCTTTAACGTTGGCTTCAACAGGTCCAACACAGTGTCTTCGCACCAAAGGCACTAATTAAACCTGGTCCATGATCCAGCCCGTGCTTCACTGCGGTCACCTGGACTGGTGAGGGTGTGCTGTTCCTGTGCAATCAGATACCCATAATTGGTGCTTCACTGCGGTCACCTGAACTGGTGAGGGTGTGCTGTTCCTGTGCAATCAGATACCCATAATTGGTGCTTCGCGCCGTTTGAtgctatttttactaaaactgtaaaaacataaaaccgattctactgattggatttttgttgtcatggtgccagtttatttattgaaatatcttctatttttctaattggTTTGAAACTCTTAttccttttgtgttgtgtttcactttattacttataCAGTGCAACtggaatactttacacgttgcccatacgttaagcctgactgcttaaccAGAGGGTTAATTTCAAgtttatttagtgacatttgtagttcaccctgacaaggactgtgattattattagAACAGGGTTCTCACTCCCTTCAACCAATAATCCAGTTTCATACAGACACTTTTATAATGCTACAAATATCTCTTCTTTTCTTTACTCAGACTAGTCAGGTTTTCCATCATCTGCTTATCATCTGGCATTTGAATGTtccacatatttgtaattttatcatTTTCTGTAATTCCTTCATCTCACAATAACTGCACTTTTTTGCTCCTGTGTTTGTCCACAGATGGGTCAGTATTATTGTTGACATACTTAAATTATTATCAAATGTGTTGCATTTCTATAATTATTTCTATGTTTGaccagtgttggtgtgtgtttgctgatgtgttTGTAGGTTGGAgaattgactaaagctcttcacacatgcactacattctaatggtttttcccctgtgtgtcttCGCTGATGTGTTTTTAGGGctgataactgactaaagctcttcacacagtcactgcagctaaatggtttttcccctgtgtgtgttcgatgATGTGTTTGTAGGTTTGAgaactgactaaagctcttcacacattcactacatttgaatggtttttcccctgtgtgtgttctttgatgGTTCCTTAATGTTGAGGAAAGACTAAAACTACTTgtgcattcactgcaatggtatggcttTTCGCCTGTGTGTTTGCGCTGATGTCGTTTTAGTTTTGATAAAAAActaaagctcttcccacattcactgcacttgaatggtttttcccctgtgtgtgttctttgatgGTTCCTTAATGTTGAGGAAAGACTAAAACTACTTgtgcattcactgcaatggtatggcttTTCGCCTGTGTGTTTGCGCTGATGTCGTTTTAGTTTTGATGAAAAACTAAAGCTCTtcatacattcactgcacttgaatagtTTTTTCCCTGTGTGTTTGTGCTGATGTCGTTCTAGTTTTGATAAAAGACTAAAGCGCTTCCCacgttcactgcacttgaatggtttttcccgtGTGTGTTTGCGCTGATGTCTTTTTAGTTTTGATAACAAACTAAAGCgcttcccacattcactgcacttgaaaggtttgtcccctgtgtgtgttctttgatgtTTCCTTAATGTTGAGGAACAATTAAAACTACTTCTGCATTCATTACAATGGTACGGTTGTTCCCCTGTGTGTGTCCGCTGATGGACTTGGAGGTGTGATAACTGACTATatttcttcacacattcactgcaatggtatggtttttcccctgtgtgtttgCGCTGATGACGTTTTAGGTTTGATAAAtcgctaaagctcttcacacattcactacatttgaatggtttttcccctgtgtgtctaCGCTGATGAATCCTTAAGACTGATGATTCACTGAAGCTACttccacattcattgcaatggtatggtttttccccagtgtgtgttcgctgatgagtcCTTAATGCTGAAGAataactaaagctcttcacacattcactgcaatggtacggtttttcccctgtgtgcgttCGCTGATGTTCTTGTAGTTGATATAAccaactaaagctcttcacacattcactgcacttgtgtgGTTTTACCCCCTGGTGTGTTTGCTGATGCTTTTGAAGTGTTGAAAACTGcatgaagctcttcacacattcagtgcatTTGAATTGTCTTTCTCCTGTGTGCGTCTGCTGATGGCGCTTTAGTTCTGAGGACGAGCTGAAGCTCTCACTGCATGTGGATGATTTTTCTCTCTTGGTTAGAGTCTCTGGGTCAcgtatatatttttctacatccgATGACTGTGTTACCTCAAAAGCCAACATGGCTGATAAAACCCTAATGTTATTCTCACACTCCATGTATTTGTGTGGTCTTTTGCACATCTGATTTTGAATTTAACAATAATGTACAATGGTAACTAAATACTtgtcacactcataatgtgtatAAGGCTTCTTTTTTGGGGGGATTGTGTCTTTAGATCGATAATGGTTTTGCTCACTTGTGGGTGAAGATCCTTCCTTCTCTTGGTTGATGCAAACTGGGAAGTACTCTGTATTTTAGACGGCAGAGCCCCTCTTTCCTTTATCCATCACTTCTGGCTCCACTCCCTGCACCTTTCTCTGGTTGATGTGGTTTGGCCAGAAAGAGTTTACAATACACCCAGAGCGTGGAATGATGATCTGTTATCATTTTAGAAAGCACAGCACTGCTGTAATCACATCATACCGATCCCACGATCAACGCTGGTGTTGGGCACTTGTTTACACAG
It encodes the following:
- the LOC138287282 gene encoding zinc finger protein 271-like; protein product: MCKRPHKYMECENNIRVLSAMLAFEVTQSSDVEKYIRDPETLTKREKSSTCSESFSSSSELKRHQQTHTGERQFKCTECVKSFMQFSTLQKHQQTHQGVKPHKCSECVKSFSWLYQLQEHQRTHTGEKPYHCSECVKSFSYSSALRTHQRTHTGEKPYHCNECGSSFSESSVLRIHQRRHTGEKPFKCSECVKSFSDLSNLKRHQRKHTGEKPYHCSECVKKYSQLSHLQVHQRTHTGEQPYHCNECRSSFNCSSTLRKHQRTHTGDKPFKCSECGKRFSLLSKLKRHQRKHTREKPFKCSERGKRFSLLSKLERHQHKHTGKKLFKCSECMKSFSFSSKLKRHQRKHTGEKPYHCSECTSSFSLSSTLRNHQRTHTGEKPFKCSECGKSFSFLSKLKRHQRKHTGEKPYHCSECTSSFSLSSTLRNHQRTHTGEKPFKCSECVKSFSQFSNLQTHHRTHTGEKPFSCSDCVKSFSQLSALKTHQRRHTGEKPLECSACVKSFSQFSNLQTHQQTHTNTGQT